Proteins from a single region of Pseudodesulfovibrio portus:
- a CDS encoding DUF748 domain-containing protein produces MLKFLDKIPFATPRLRRWGFWLLAAFVCYVLFGFFALPPILKDVLVTQLSRNLNRPARVGEVYFNPLLLHLEVTGLAVSKLDGEGDLISAGKIIASPSVSTLWHFAPVISYLHLKDLALDITFHGNGHFSVSDLMDDGQDGGDPREREDAVFPFALYDFELTNASLVFDDRVHDKRHVISDINMRVPFTSSIEGREKEFTQPKFTAVVNGDPVELKGRTLPFDRTLLTEFELGAVDISLDQYWRYVPVQTPLTLKNGRFTSDISLFFQRPDAHAMSLFLGGGGKLTDLELEDPQEGTVIRVKELAFDIERFSLKDNFLALKRVAMQDPYFKVVRAPGGSVNWGGYFQAGEGETVEEGDGVENGGAPFRVDFHRVELRNGSVEWIDRAVPGGYTRTFGNLEVTGAEMASRGGTPGSFEASVGSAERLSVKGTATLEPLLAHAKVTVENLSLPDFTPYLAEAQPLAVDSGVLAASADVAFAMEDGRPDMKITGGAVSLTDLAARKPDAKEPSVTLAALNASGATLDLAGKSVDVDKVAVTGPMVTVTRERDGKIDLQTLFTPEDAREPAPQPEAEAPAPVANGWNARIRNVSVEDGAFTFLDRVPRNRASLGIRRFKLDLKDLSTEDGASSPYSAVGTWTGGGSFATQGKATLDPITARGRFTLTDFGLRPLDAYLADTTELLFAKGRTYANLEYSFSHGATPRVSVKGDAALAGLSMKTTFADTEFVGLDRLDIKSIDFRNEPLELVISEINLDGPRALVEYAENGRLNIRRALRLPEPPPMTEENAKKEQAEKKKASAAATADDSGGKADETPLFARLDIGRVSMKNGTLHFRDASVHPLFTNEVGKMTLTLTDIGRTVEARPKIDFTAEIGPTPVSVTGVLNPVVTPIYSDLSLSVNGMELVPLTPYTVKNLAYPIEKGRLYADVTFKTEDWKLDARNKFFIEQLVLGPKDKRPDAPNVPVKFGLALLQDDNGDLELDLPITGRLDDPNFRIGGIVFRAIVSMLFKALASPFTLIGSIFGGGGENMDFVVFEPGRARLDQNGEAKMATVIKALTERDRLKLEVDGVIDPAADANGLAQVIFERKIKEQKYLDQPRSVRAETTVDDMVVKPEEYEEYLFEAYADEPDEEGVRPTTLFMVDEQPVEVMEKFIRDRIVITDTLLHELAMRRANAVKSYIVERNPALAERVFLLDREDRKGRTGVPAHRADLGIN; encoded by the coding sequence ATGTTGAAATTCCTCGACAAGATTCCCTTTGCCACCCCCAGGCTCCGGCGATGGGGGTTCTGGCTGCTGGCCGCCTTTGTCTGCTATGTCCTCTTCGGCTTCTTCGCGCTCCCGCCCATACTCAAGGACGTGCTGGTCACCCAGTTGAGCCGGAACCTCAACCGGCCCGCACGGGTCGGGGAGGTCTACTTCAACCCGCTTCTGCTCCACCTGGAGGTCACCGGGCTGGCCGTGAGCAAACTGGACGGCGAAGGCGACCTGATCTCCGCCGGAAAGATCATCGCGTCCCCGTCCGTCTCCACCCTGTGGCATTTCGCGCCCGTCATTTCCTATCTCCACCTCAAGGACCTGGCCCTGGACATCACCTTCCACGGAAACGGGCACTTCTCGGTGTCGGACCTCATGGACGACGGGCAGGACGGGGGCGATCCCCGCGAACGGGAAGACGCGGTCTTCCCCTTTGCCCTGTATGATTTCGAGTTGACCAACGCCAGCCTCGTCTTCGACGACCGGGTGCACGACAAGCGCCACGTCATATCCGACATCAACATGCGCGTGCCGTTCACCTCCAGCATTGAAGGCCGGGAAAAGGAATTCACCCAGCCCAAGTTCACCGCCGTGGTCAACGGCGATCCGGTGGAACTCAAGGGCCGCACCCTGCCCTTCGACCGGACCCTGCTCACCGAATTCGAACTCGGGGCCGTGGACATTTCCCTGGACCAGTACTGGCGCTACGTGCCCGTCCAGACGCCGCTCACGCTCAAGAACGGCCGTTTCACCTCGGACATTTCCCTCTTTTTCCAGCGCCCCGACGCCCACGCCATGAGCCTTTTCCTGGGAGGAGGCGGCAAGCTCACCGACCTCGAACTGGAAGACCCGCAGGAAGGGACCGTGATCCGGGTGAAGGAACTGGCCTTCGACATCGAGCGTTTCTCCCTCAAGGACAACTTCCTGGCATTGAAGCGGGTCGCCATGCAGGACCCGTATTTCAAGGTCGTCCGGGCACCCGGTGGCAGCGTCAACTGGGGCGGATACTTCCAGGCCGGGGAAGGGGAAACCGTGGAAGAAGGCGACGGCGTCGAAAACGGCGGCGCGCCCTTCCGGGTGGATTTCCACCGCGTGGAACTCCGCAACGGCTCCGTGGAATGGATCGACCGGGCCGTCCCCGGAGGCTATACGCGCACCTTCGGCAACCTCGAAGTCACGGGCGCGGAGATGGCCTCGCGCGGCGGCACCCCCGGCTCCTTCGAAGCGTCCGTCGGCTCTGCCGAACGGCTCTCGGTCAAGGGCACGGCCACCCTGGAACCGCTGCTGGCCCACGCCAAAGTCACGGTCGAGAACCTGTCCCTGCCCGATTTCACCCCCTATCTCGCCGAGGCCCAGCCCCTGGCCGTGGATTCCGGCGTGCTGGCTGCAAGCGCGGACGTGGCCTTTGCCATGGAGGACGGCAGGCCGGACATGAAGATCACGGGCGGGGCGGTGTCCCTGACGGACCTTGCGGCCCGCAAACCAGACGCCAAGGAGCCGAGCGTGACGCTGGCGGCCCTGAACGCGTCCGGCGCGACCCTGGACCTGGCCGGAAAATCCGTGGACGTGGACAAAGTGGCCGTCACCGGGCCGATGGTCACCGTGACCCGGGAGCGCGACGGAAAAATAGACCTCCAAACCCTCTTCACTCCCGAAGACGCCCGGGAACCGGCCCCGCAGCCCGAGGCCGAAGCCCCCGCGCCCGTCGCGAACGGCTGGAACGCGCGCATCAGGAACGTGTCGGTCGAGGACGGCGCCTTCACCTTCCTGGACCGGGTGCCCCGCAACAGGGCCAGCCTGGGCATCCGCCGGTTCAAGCTTGATCTCAAGGACCTCTCGACAGAGGACGGGGCGTCCTCCCCCTACTCGGCCGTCGGGACCTGGACCGGGGGCGGCTCGTTTGCCACACAGGGCAAGGCCACCCTCGACCCGATCACGGCCCGCGGCCGCTTCACGCTGACCGATTTCGGCCTGCGCCCCCTTGACGCCTACCTGGCCGACACCACGGAGCTGCTCTTCGCCAAGGGCAGGACCTACGCCAACCTCGAATACTCCTTCAGCCACGGCGCAACGCCACGGGTCTCGGTCAAGGGCGACGCGGCCCTGGCCGGGCTGTCCATGAAGACAACCTTCGCGGACACGGAATTCGTCGGCCTGGACCGGCTCGACATCAAGTCCATCGATTTCAGGAACGAGCCTCTTGAGCTGGTCATCAGCGAGATCAACCTGGACGGGCCTCGCGCGCTGGTGGAATACGCCGAGAACGGGCGGCTCAACATCCGGCGCGCCCTTCGCCTGCCCGAACCGCCGCCCATGACAGAGGAAAACGCCAAAAAGGAACAGGCCGAAAAAAAGAAAGCGTCCGCAGCCGCCACTGCCGACGACAGCGGGGGAAAGGCCGACGAGACGCCCCTGTTCGCCCGGCTGGACATCGGCAGGGTCTCCATGAAAAACGGCACCCTCCACTTCCGCGACGCCAGCGTCCATCCCCTGTTCACCAACGAGGTCGGAAAGATGACCCTCACCCTGACCGACATCGGCCGGACCGTCGAGGCACGCCCGAAGATCGATTTCACGGCGGAGATCGGCCCCACGCCCGTGTCCGTCACCGGAGTGCTCAACCCGGTTGTCACGCCCATCTATTCGGACCTCTCTCTCTCGGTGAACGGCATGGAGCTCGTGCCGCTTACGCCCTACACCGTCAAGAACCTGGCCTACCCCATCGAGAAGGGGCGGCTCTATGCGGACGTGACCTTCAAGACCGAGGACTGGAAACTCGACGCCAGGAACAAGTTCTTCATCGAGCAGTTGGTCCTCGGCCCCAAGGACAAGCGCCCCGACGCGCCCAACGTGCCGGTGAAGTTCGGCCTGGCCCTGCTCCAGGACGACAACGGCGACCTGGAACTCGACCTGCCCATCACCGGAAGGCTGGACGACCCCAACTTCCGCATCGGCGGCATCGTGTTCCGGGCCATCGTCAGCATGCTCTTCAAGGCCCTGGCTTCCCCGTTCACCCTGATCGGCTCCATCTTCGGCGGCGGCGGGGAAAACATGGACTTCGTGGTCTTCGAACCGGGCCGCGCCCGGCTGGACCAAAACGGCGAGGCCAAAATGGCGACCGTCATCAAGGCCCTGACCGAGCGCGACAGGCTCAAGCTCGAAGTGGACGGCGTCATCGACCCCGCGGCAGACGCCAACGGCCTGGCCCAGGTCATCTTCGAGCGCAAGATCAAGGAACAGAAATACCTCGACCAGCCCCGTTCGGTCCGGGCCGAGACCACGGTGGACGACATGGTGGTCAAGCCGGAAGAGTACGAGGAATACCTGTTCGAAGCCTACGCCGACGAACCGGACGAGGAGGGCGTGCGCCCCACCACCCTGTTCATGGTGGACGAGCAGCCCGTGGAGGTCATGGAGAAATTCATCCGCGACCGCATCGTCATCACCGACACGCTCCTGCACGAGCTGGCCATGCGGCGGGCCAACGCCGTCAAGAGCTACATCGTCGAGCGCAACCCGGCCCTGGCGGAACGGGTCTTCCTCCTGGACCGCGAGGACCGGAAGGGCAGGACAGGGGTTCCCGCCCACCGCGCGGATCTGGGGATCAATTAG
- the tmcA gene encoding acidic tetraheme cytochrome c3 TmcA: MKKNTLKLAASMLTIIALVIAYMAPVAYSQDDMTHIPVDAFAKLERPQAAFEHDAHNEKAELEDCVVCHHSRNDDGTQNLEESSEGEACSSCHEVERTDGGTPLMRAYHGQCITCHETQGKGPVACGECHVK, from the coding sequence ATGAAAAAGAATACGCTGAAACTCGCGGCCTCCATGTTGACCATCATCGCGCTGGTCATCGCCTACATGGCTCCGGTCGCCTATTCCCAGGACGACATGACCCACATCCCGGTGGACGCGTTCGCCAAGCTGGAACGGCCCCAGGCCGCCTTCGAGCATGACGCGCACAACGAGAAGGCCGAGCTGGAAGACTGCGTGGTCTGCCACCACTCCAGGAACGACGACGGCACGCAGAACCTCGAGGAATCCTCCGAGGGCGAAGCCTGCTCCTCCTGCCACGAGGTGGAACGCACCGACGGCGGCACCCCGCTCATGCGCGCCTATCACGGGCAGTGCATCACCTGCCACGAGACACAGGGCAAGGGCCCCGTGGCCTGTGGCGAGTGCCACGTGAAGTAA
- a CDS encoding response regulator, with protein MSETPIRVLLVDDEVGFLEVMSKRLGRRGVRVTPVASGTEAIRVLRGSDFDAAILDLKLEDMDGIEILHIFKKMVPDMPVIMLTGHGSEQAAREGMQSGAFDYLLKPCELEELLDKVHKAVGR; from the coding sequence ATGAGCGAAACGCCTATCCGGGTTCTTCTGGTGGATGATGAAGTCGGCTTCCTGGAGGTCATGAGCAAGCGGCTGGGGCGGCGCGGGGTGCGCGTCACTCCTGTGGCCAGCGGCACCGAGGCCATCCGGGTGCTCAGGGGAAGCGATTTCGACGCGGCCATTCTGGATCTCAAGCTCGAGGATATGGACGGCATCGAGATTTTGCATATATTCAAGAAGATGGTGCCGGACATGCCGGTCATCATGCTCACGGGCCACGGCTCGGAACAGGCGGCCAGGGAGGGCATGCAGTCCGGTGCCTTCGACTACCTGCTCAAGCCGTGCGAACTGGAAGAACTGCTGGACAAGGTGCACAAGGCCGTCGGCAGATAG
- a CDS encoding PEP/pyruvate-binding domain-containing protein, protein MGWFDWLPWKKRERTPEEIAEIRRTFAVRYDHFRLLIQANTRAHELIGELEEALRGFTPYGMQYVQTLCTRISTSIYKMVRHLGELNPKGQAELNRAMESINEKIMAVLIPEEHPESGQPVIDLARVGRDHADLCGPKMAMLGEAGSKLGLTIPAGFVITVAAYRRFMQAGGIGGEIDRLITATDENDRAAVFKTSADIMQLIMDTPVPSDLAEAILGAYDALSVELERQPELAVRSSALGEDAEGSSFAGQYRSVLNVDRGSLIDAYREVVASKYSRQAMAYRMNHGIPDTDVAMSVGCMTMVGAAAGGVAYSRSPVNVRDDHVSIHSVWGLPKPVVDGTAETDEFHVSRNPLAVSWSVVADKTVMFVCGDDEGVCREDLAEDRMKAPSLTEEQALAVAREAIRIEEHFGTPQDIEWAMDMDGGFHLLQCRPLMQVSADDAPGAGKAERGDSALPEPVLSGGRVASPGVGVGPAYTLRKDVDALTFPDGGVMIIKQALPSRAALLDRCSAVVAEQGGMAGHLANVAREFGVPALFGLKGAVGHFENGTILTVDADGRSVYRGAVESLLVERPRQRVMQGSQVHAALRQAARHIVRLNLTNPESPEFRPEKCRTLHDVMRYCHEKAVSEMFEFGTNEDFIEAASRQLICGVPKQFWILNLDDGFAPETRERTDRCVLLEQVESYPMQALWAGMQAVPWEGPPPVHARGLMSVMFEATTNPNLVTAAGSHYTQKNYFMVSKNYCALQSRFGFHYCGVESLVSDRISENYASFQFKGGAANAERRILRARFVGDLLEEFDFRVRVREDNLVARVEGLARESMGKRLKILGYLITHTRQLDMIMTDKAAVKRRRERFLKDFEMFN, encoded by the coding sequence ATGGGGTGGTTTGACTGGCTGCCGTGGAAGAAACGGGAACGGACTCCGGAAGAGATCGCCGAGATCCGCCGGACGTTTGCCGTCCGCTATGACCATTTCCGCCTGCTCATCCAGGCCAACACCCGCGCCCACGAGCTGATAGGCGAGCTGGAAGAGGCGTTGCGCGGGTTCACGCCCTACGGCATGCAGTACGTGCAGACCCTGTGCACGCGCATCTCCACCTCCATATACAAGATGGTCCGCCACCTGGGCGAACTGAATCCCAAGGGGCAGGCCGAACTGAACCGGGCCATGGAGTCCATCAACGAGAAGATCATGGCCGTGCTCATCCCGGAGGAGCACCCGGAATCAGGCCAGCCGGTCATCGACCTGGCCCGTGTGGGGCGCGACCACGCGGACCTGTGCGGACCCAAGATGGCCATGCTGGGCGAGGCGGGGAGCAAGCTGGGCCTGACCATCCCGGCCGGTTTCGTCATCACCGTGGCCGCCTACCGCCGGTTCATGCAGGCGGGCGGCATCGGCGGCGAGATCGACCGGCTGATCACGGCCACGGACGAGAACGACCGGGCCGCCGTGTTCAAGACCTCGGCGGACATCATGCAGCTGATAATGGACACGCCCGTGCCGAGCGACCTGGCCGAGGCCATCCTCGGGGCCTATGACGCCCTGTCCGTGGAACTCGAGCGGCAGCCGGAGCTGGCCGTGCGTTCGAGCGCCCTGGGCGAGGACGCCGAGGGGTCCTCCTTTGCCGGGCAGTATCGGTCCGTGCTCAACGTGGACCGTGGCTCGCTGATCGATGCCTATCGGGAGGTGGTGGCTTCCAAGTATTCCCGCCAGGCCATGGCCTACCGTATGAATCACGGCATTCCGGACACGGACGTGGCAATGAGCGTGGGCTGCATGACCATGGTGGGCGCCGCGGCAGGCGGCGTGGCCTATTCCCGCAGCCCGGTCAACGTGCGCGACGACCATGTCTCCATCCACTCGGTCTGGGGGCTGCCCAAGCCCGTGGTCGACGGCACGGCCGAGACAGATGAATTTCACGTCAGCCGCAACCCGCTGGCAGTGAGCTGGAGCGTGGTGGCCGACAAGACGGTCATGTTCGTGTGCGGCGATGACGAGGGCGTCTGCCGGGAGGACCTTGCCGAGGACCGGATGAAGGCCCCCTCCCTGACCGAGGAGCAGGCCCTGGCCGTGGCCCGCGAGGCCATCCGCATCGAGGAGCATTTCGGCACGCCCCAGGACATCGAGTGGGCCATGGACATGGACGGCGGCTTCCACCTGCTGCAATGCCGCCCGCTCATGCAGGTGTCTGCGGACGATGCGCCCGGAGCCGGCAAGGCGGAGCGCGGGGACTCTGCGCTGCCCGAGCCGGTCCTGTCCGGCGGGCGCGTGGCCAGCCCGGGCGTGGGCGTCGGACCGGCGTACACCCTGCGCAAGGACGTGGACGCGCTTACCTTCCCGGACGGCGGGGTGATGATCATCAAGCAGGCGTTGCCCAGCCGGGCTGCGTTGCTCGACCGGTGCAGCGCGGTCGTCGCCGAGCAGGGGGGAATGGCCGGGCACCTGGCCAACGTGGCCCGCGAGTTCGGCGTCCCGGCCCTGTTCGGGCTCAAGGGCGCGGTGGGACATTTCGAGAACGGGACCATCCTGACGGTGGATGCGGACGGGCGGAGCGTCTACCGGGGCGCGGTGGAATCCCTGCTGGTGGAACGGCCACGGCAGCGCGTCATGCAGGGCAGCCAGGTGCACGCCGCCCTCAGGCAGGCGGCCCGGCACATCGTCCGGCTCAACCTGACCAACCCGGAGTCACCGGAGTTCCGGCCTGAAAAGTGCCGGACCCTGCACGACGTCATGCGCTACTGCCACGAGAAGGCGGTGTCCGAGATGTTCGAGTTCGGCACCAACGAGGACTTCATCGAGGCCGCGTCCCGCCAACTCATCTGCGGGGTGCCCAAGCAGTTCTGGATACTCAACCTGGACGACGGGTTCGCCCCTGAGACACGCGAGCGCACCGACCGGTGCGTACTCCTGGAACAGGTCGAGTCCTATCCCATGCAGGCGTTGTGGGCGGGCATGCAGGCCGTGCCGTGGGAGGGGCCGCCCCCGGTGCACGCGCGCGGGTTGATGTCGGTCATGTTCGAGGCCACCACCAACCCGAACCTGGTCACGGCGGCAGGCTCTCACTACACCCAGAAAAACTATTTCATGGTCTCGAAGAATTACTGCGCGCTCCAGTCCCGTTTCGGTTTCCATTACTGCGGGGTGGAGTCACTGGTCTCGGACCGGATCAGCGAGAACTATGCCAGCTTCCAGTTCAAGGGCGGGGCCGCCAATGCCGAGCGCCGTATCCTGCGCGCCCGGTTCGTGGGCGATCTGCTTGAGGAATTCGACTTCCGCGTCCGGGTGCGGGAGGACAACCTGGTCGCCCGCGTGGAGGGGCTGGCCCGCGAGTCCATGGGCAAGCGATTGAAAATCCTTGGCTACCTGATCACCCACACCCGTCAGCTGGACATGATCATGACCGACAAGGCGGCCGTGAAGCGGCGTCGGGAACGATTCCTCAAGGATTTCGAGATGTTTAATTAA
- a CDS encoding sensor histidine kinase, whose protein sequence is MSDVTYYQGLVKSMMFTIILVSFAPLLIIVLIAGYQYSVVYEEKVEAHLRELVLKHDQSVDSYLKEKVAEIQVFSEIMDIDALSDQTRLEALHDALVRGHGNVFVDLGLINSEGVQVAYSGPYKLQGVDYSDEGWLREVRERSVHVSDVGLGLRGVPHFTISLRLEADGREWFLRTTLDFIAFNKLVEDIRIGETGMAYIINRQAEFQTTPRRDMTGEIPLLRELIRSPSSEMAQGRASMSIRTNPANGRETIFVTSPIKNGEWLLVYQQESADAYSDLNRSRNLALVVLLLGGIAITVMAYLMSRRMARRIEHADLDKEIMNEQVIEAGKLASVGELAAGIAHEINNPVAIMVEEAGWIQDLLEEGLSKSDNEREVQRALNQIRTQGGRCKEITHKLLSFARKIDPTVKYFCLNEMVHEIVALSEQRAKYANVVIETSLADNIPPLEASPSEMQQVFLNLVNNAIDAMDPGGGNLDISSRVEGDQVLVAISDTGCGIPKANLPRIFDPFFTTKPVGKGTGLGLSIIYGIINKMGGTISVNSAVNQGTTFTLRLPAGKVDEGVACNVPGAGGAA, encoded by the coding sequence ATGTCAGATGTCACTTACTACCAGGGGCTTGTCAAAAGCATGATGTTCACCATCATACTGGTTTCCTTTGCCCCTCTCCTGATCATCGTCCTCATCGCCGGATACCAGTACAGCGTGGTCTACGAGGAAAAGGTGGAGGCCCACCTGCGTGAGCTGGTGCTCAAGCACGATCAGTCAGTGGACAGTTATCTCAAAGAGAAGGTCGCGGAAATACAGGTTTTTTCCGAGATCATGGACATCGACGCCCTGTCCGACCAGACACGGCTCGAGGCCCTGCATGACGCCCTGGTGCGGGGGCACGGCAATGTTTTCGTGGACCTCGGGCTGATCAACAGCGAAGGGGTCCAGGTGGCCTACTCCGGCCCGTACAAGCTCCAGGGCGTGGACTACTCGGATGAGGGATGGCTCAGGGAGGTCCGGGAGCGGAGCGTGCACGTGTCCGACGTGGGGCTGGGGCTCAGGGGCGTGCCGCACTTCACCATCTCCCTCAGGCTCGAAGCGGACGGACGCGAGTGGTTCCTGCGCACCACGCTGGATTTCATCGCCTTCAACAAGCTGGTGGAGGACATCCGCATCGGCGAGACCGGCATGGCCTACATCATCAACCGGCAGGCGGAGTTCCAGACCACGCCGCGCCGGGACATGACCGGCGAGATTCCCCTGTTGCGCGAGCTCATTCGCTCGCCCAGCTCCGAAATGGCCCAGGGCCGGGCGTCCATGAGCATCCGGACCAACCCCGCCAACGGGCGCGAGACCATTTTCGTGACCAGCCCCATCAAAAACGGGGAGTGGCTCCTGGTCTACCAGCAGGAGTCGGCCGACGCCTATTCCGACCTCAACCGTTCCCGCAACCTGGCCCTGGTGGTCCTGCTCCTGGGCGGCATAGCCATCACGGTCATGGCCTACCTCATGAGCCGCCGCATGGCCCGCAGGATCGAGCATGCGGACCTGGACAAGGAGATCATGAACGAGCAGGTCATCGAGGCGGGCAAGCTGGCCAGCGTGGGCGAGCTGGCCGCAGGCATCGCCCACGAGATCAACAACCCGGTGGCCATCATGGTGGAGGAGGCCGGGTGGATTCAGGACCTGCTGGAAGAGGGGCTGTCCAAGAGCGACAACGAGCGCGAGGTGCAGCGGGCCCTGAACCAGATCCGCACCCAGGGCGGGCGGTGCAAGGAGATCACCCACAAGCTCCTCAGTTTCGCCCGCAAGATCGACCCCACGGTCAAGTATTTCTGTCTCAACGAAATGGTCCACGAGATCGTGGCCCTGTCCGAGCAGCGGGCCAAGTACGCCAACGTGGTCATCGAGACCAGCCTGGCGGACAACATCCCCCCGCTGGAGGCGAGCCCTTCCGAGATGCAGCAGGTCTTTTTGAACCTGGTCAACAACGCCATCGACGCCATGGACCCGGGCGGGGGCAATCTCGACATCAGCTCCCGGGTGGAAGGCGACCAGGTGCTGGTGGCCATCAGCGACACAGGCTGCGGCATTCCCAAGGCCAACCTGCCGCGCATCTTCGACCCGTTCTTCACCACCAAGCCGGTGGGCAAGGGGACCGGGCTCGGCCTGTCCATCATCTACGGCATCATCAACAAGATGGGCGGGACCATTTCCGTGAATTCCGCAGTGAACCAAGGGACCACCTTCACCCTCCGGCTTCCGGCGGGCAAGGTGGATGAAGGCGTCGCGTGCAACGTGCCCGGCGCAGGAGGGGCGGCCTGA
- a CDS encoding response regulator, giving the protein MPANILLVDDEQGFVETLAKRVANRGLTVHTAMSGQEAIDFLAGNHSVDVVVMDVKMPGIDGTEALKLIKNAHPLVEVIMLTGHATVESAIEGMKSGAFDYLMKPAELEDLLAKVNEAYDKKQTHETKILEARARHIVLRRGD; this is encoded by the coding sequence ATGCCTGCGAACATTCTTCTCGTGGACGATGAACAGGGTTTCGTGGAGACCCTGGCAAAACGGGTGGCCAATCGGGGACTGACCGTGCATACCGCCATGAGCGGGCAGGAGGCCATCGACTTCCTGGCCGGGAACCACTCGGTGGACGTGGTGGTCATGGACGTGAAGATGCCCGGAATCGACGGCACCGAGGCGCTGAAGCTCATCAAGAACGCGCACCCGCTGGTCGAGGTCATCATGCTCACCGGGCACGCCACCGTGGAGTCCGCCATCGAGGGCATGAAGTCCGGGGCCTTCGACTACCTGATGAAACCGGCCGAGCTGGAGGACTTGCTGGCCAAGGTCAATGAGGCGTACGACAAGAAGCAGACGCACGAGACCAAGATCCTTGAGGCGCGGGCGCGGCATATCGTCCTGCGCAGGGGGGATTAG
- the tmcB gene encoding electron transfer complex ferredoxin TmcB → MSHIADRIISDVGLEAGVAGLTTEKIETVVNQMLKGETGAKLRAYKETCMRCGLCSQGCHYYMSHDQDPSYSPVNKATETMYELMEKKGKVEPQRIYEMAQMAYTECNLCKRCAHYCPIGIDTGYIMSMVRRICYLLDVVPQYIRDTAHSHSSTMNQMWVKDDEWIDSLQWQEDEARDEFPDLRIPLDKEGADIYYSVIAPEPKFRTQLIYQAAAIMNAAGCDWTMPSHPGWDNSDMCMFVGDFENMGRLKRAHYESAQKLRVKRIVMGECGHAFRSVYDMGNRWLGHKKMPVPVIHAIDFYWELIRDNKIKITHKYEKPVTIQDPCNIIRGRGLMDKLRDVVHFLCEEVVEMTPNREHNYCCCAGGGVINCGPPFKNTRMTGNRVKAEQLKATGVKDVVIPCHNCHGGIEDIIGYYDLGMHGKFIGDIIYELMEKPEL, encoded by the coding sequence ATGAGTCACATTGCTGACAGAATCATATCCGATGTCGGCCTTGAGGCCGGCGTTGCCGGATTGACCACCGAGAAAATCGAGACAGTGGTCAACCAGATGCTCAAAGGCGAAACCGGCGCCAAACTCAGGGCATACAAAGAGACCTGCATGCGTTGCGGCCTCTGCTCCCAGGGTTGCCACTACTACATGTCCCACGACCAGGACCCGAGCTACTCGCCGGTCAACAAGGCCACGGAGACCATGTATGAACTGATGGAAAAGAAGGGCAAGGTCGAACCCCAGCGCATCTACGAGATGGCGCAGATGGCCTACACCGAATGCAACCTGTGCAAGCGGTGCGCTCACTACTGTCCCATCGGCATCGACACCGGCTACATAATGTCCATGGTCCGCCGCATCTGCTACCTGCTGGACGTTGTCCCGCAGTACATCCGCGACACCGCCCACTCCCACTCCTCCACCATGAACCAGATGTGGGTCAAGGACGACGAGTGGATCGACTCCCTGCAGTGGCAGGAAGACGAAGCCCGCGACGAATTCCCTGACCTGCGCATCCCGCTGGACAAGGAAGGCGCCGATATCTACTACTCGGTCATCGCCCCGGAACCCAAGTTCCGGACCCAGCTCATCTACCAGGCCGCCGCCATCATGAACGCAGCCGGTTGCGACTGGACCATGCCCTCCCATCCGGGTTGGGACAACTCGGACATGTGCATGTTCGTCGGCGACTTCGAGAACATGGGCCGCCTGAAACGCGCCCACTACGAATCGGCCCAGAAGCTGCGCGTCAAGCGCATCGTCATGGGCGAATGCGGCCACGCCTTCCGCTCTGTCTACGACATGGGCAACCGCTGGCTCGGCCACAAGAAGATGCCCGTCCCGGTCATCCACGCCATCGACTTCTACTGGGAACTGATCCGCGACAACAAGATCAAGATCACCCACAAGTACGAGAAGCCCGTCACCATCCAGGACCCGTGCAACATCATCCGCGGCCGGGGCCTCATGGACAAGCTGCGCGACGTGGTTCACTTCCTGTGCGAAGAGGTCGTGGAAATGACCCCCAACCGCGAGCACAACTACTGCTGCTGCGCGGGCGGCGGCGTCATCAACTGCGGTCCGCCGTTCAAGAACACCCGCATGACGGGCAACCGGGTCAAGGCCGAACAGCTCAAGGCCACCGGCGTCAAGGACGTGGTCATCCCGTGCCACAACTGCCACGGCGGCATTGAAGACATCATCGGTTACTATGATCTCGGCATGCACGGTAAGTTCATCGGCGACATCATCTACGAACTGATGGAAAAACCGGAACTCTAG
- a CDS encoding response regulator yields the protein MAGITVLLVDDEESFRRTLGKRLDKRGFVVEEAGTGEEALEKIAAAAPDVILLDVKMPGMDGLTALHKIKAMEPLVEVIMLTGHASMEIAIRGMELGAFDYLMKPVEFEELLYKLEDAAKRKQHQESRIEARTHSQ from the coding sequence ATGGCCGGTATCACTGTGCTTCTCGTGGACGACGAGGAGTCATTTCGAAGAACGCTGGGCAAGCGGCTGGACAAGCGCGGATTTGTCGTGGAGGAAGCCGGGACGGGCGAGGAGGCGCTGGAGAAGATCGCCGCCGCAGCGCCCGACGTCATCCTGCTCGACGTCAAGATGCCGGGCATGGACGGGTTGACCGCCCTGCACAAGATCAAGGCCATGGAGCCGCTTGTGGAGGTCATCATGCTCACGGGTCACGCCTCCATGGAGATCGCCATCCGGGGCATGGAACTCGGCGCGTTCGACTACCTGATGAAGCCCGTGGAGTTCGAGGAGCTGCTGTACAAGCTGGAGGACGCGGCCAAGCGAAAGCAGCATCAGGAGAGCCGCATCGAAGCCCGGACCCACTCCCAGTAG